ctttaaaagttaaatttggTGAATTTAATGAATGAGTAAGGAAAGCTGCAAGCTTTAATGAGGATTTGAGTATTATTACCAGAAGCGGAGAGGAAGAGAAGGGAAAGGAGAATCCAAGCAAGAGTCCATGATAGACTCCTTGCGACTACCGATGACGAGGACCTCAATGAACTCAGCTCCGTGTTCCGCAGAAGCCGAATCTCTCGCCAAGCACATCACGCAGATCCTTCGACGCGCCTTTCGAGCGGTGCAATTCAATCGCGATGTAGCAGCAGCGGATGGAAATTGAATGCCGAGAGAAGGAAGGAGAGGTAGAGGAGGAGAGAACAATGGTGCTCGGAGGAGAGTGGAGAAGACGGGAAGAAGCTTCACAGAAATCGTCATTGCTCCTATGGAATCACTTGGAATGTAAACGAATTTAGGTTGATTGATAGAAGAAGAGATTCGGACAAAGGAGAAGATCGGAGACAGGAGCATGTCTGAGAAGTTTGTCCCGACAAAATGATTCCGAGCGAGAGTAAAAATATCCGCCGGAACTGTGAGTTAGTTAATTGTGTATTAAGCCCTcttattttactattatatCTGTTTTAATCCCATGTTATATTAAATTACATATGTACCCATACTGTACGAACTATTCATTTTACTGACCTTGTATTTGGCATAAGCTGGTTGAAAGTATATGTTGGTCTAAGCTTTCGCATAAGTGTGTCTTTTTGCTACTTTTTTACACGTTCCAACCCTCACCTTCTTTTGGCTGCTGTTGTAAAGGAGAGAGATTTTTTGTAAAGATGTAAAAACCCACTAAACTCTCTGTTGTGCATACAATTTTTTCTTTCCATATACAAACAAATGATATCAAGAATTTATAGGCAGAAACGATTCCCGAGCTGCTTTTTTTTCCACTGCTACTTCTTAAATCTACACTCTACAGCTACTAATTGCATTCCATGTTGTTTCGTTCTCTAGACACTCGCATATTCATCTGACTCTTATCTTAATTGCTTTGTTGTTGCGTCAAGCTGTGTTGTGTGTTGCTAGTTTCACTGCTTTCATTTCGCCTTCCAAACTGTCATAGAGCTACAGAACTTTGCAACTCTTGTGTTTATCAAGTTAGAAACAGATCACACCCCTGTTGATGTTAAAAGATGTTCTATGTAACTTCTGATTCAGTGGGTAAAAGAAAGTACCTATTAGAACAAAACCTGAACAACTATCCACACCGCTCTCATTTTCTTTGCTTTTGCTTAACGTCTCCGTAGAAGCCGAATCTCTCACCAAGCAACATCACGCAAATCCGACGCGCCTTTCGAGCGGTGCGTTGCAACCGCTATGCAGCACCAAATTTGAATTTTCTCCACCTTTTTGGCTGGGACAGACTTGAAAGTTGAAAACACCAATACCAGACATCTTTTGTAGATACATTTTGATTCATCAAATCTATTTGTAGAAAGCTATGAACTAGCCGTTCTTGTTTCAAATAAATCTTACAGCTAGTAATCTCTGATAAATCTACAgccatagaaaaaaaaaataaagggcCCAAAGCTATGTAACAAGTTCTAGGTGGAAATGTAACTCTGAGTAAGGAGACTAATAGAATTCTGGTTATTTGACGACATTGACCCATCAATGAAAGGGCCTTAGCTAAATGTAACAAGTTCAAGGAAACCCATCTTATGGCAGGTTTTAGTTGACTCAGTTAATGTTTTCTCCCACACAAAGTTGTTTTAAATTAATGACTGTCTAAGTCAGCCTTCTCAACCCATTAAAATTCAAGATCAGTCTCCAATATGTTTTCCATTTCCAACCAGAACAGAAGATTAATCGTATTGCCACGGCAGGTACAAGTTAAGCCAATAACTCTTTGATCACACACAAAGTTAGTTTAATTCATGGACTAGATTCTATTTTCACGTTAGTCTTCTAAACCCATTCCCTGATTAGATACCTTGATGGAATGTGCCCACCGTGAATTATGGGTCTTTGTTGGAGAAGAGGTCTTTGATTTGATTCCTCTTTCGAAAAGCATGTTCTTTCTGCATTATTGTTATTCATGAATCCGCCAAGTAACAATATTGGACCTACAATAGTTTCTCTCATTCGTCGAATTGTTTCTCCTCCATTCGTACATTTTGCCAGCTTCAAAATACGTAGGAATATTTGTGTCCATACAACTTGAACTAAGCCGATAATTCGATCCTTGTGGTGGACCAAATGATATCTTTATTTCACACATCCAAATAATAAATGTCCGACTGACTCATTTCGAAAGATATATCCGACATTATACTTGTAGTGAATACTATCAAAAGTCCTAACCATTTGTTCACATCCTAGATTCCACGGTTTGCCTAAACGGCATGGAGGACATTTTCATTAGAAATGAGCTCGCTACATGAATTCTATATGCGACATATAATTCATGGAAGCGGTCGCAAATAAATTGGTTTGAGAATGCATTCACAAATTCTCATATGGATATCATATGGGATAAAGTGATAAACCttcaaatacaatatttttttcctataaCAACGAGAAGTTGACCTATAATAATAGAATTTTTAGATCACCTAGTAAAGGTGTAAAAGGCCGCATATCCAGTTCTTGTTGGGAGAACTTTACTCTCctaaaaaaagttaatttaaCATGGTTTACACCTCACCACAGGAAAATGTAACCCAAAAATTTCTAGTCATTCGTAAAcgaaaaaatctataaactGATATTCAATTAATTCTTATACTGCATGGGCTAGATGACGTAACATCTCATGAACCCTAAAGTTCCCGTGTGCATCAGCCACATGGCTGAGTCAAAACTGAATCTAACGTTAGTATTTCCTTGAGTATGTCTATTTTGATAGTAAACTAACGTAAGAAAAACCATGTAGGCAACTAAAATTCACAGAAACCAACGTAGATGCATGGGATTCTGTAAACGACATATACTTacaaagaaaaccaaaagatataaagtatagtactatactataataataattacacaTGCAAAAAGCATATATTAcaagatacaaaaaaaattattacacatGATAACACTACGTCACTATAGATGACCgcataaaagtgaaaaatacTACGTCACTACCTCGAGCCTTCACTTATAAATGTGGGATCGGTGCCATTCATCACCTTCATCATCCACATCACTAAAAACCGAGTAACAAACAATGGAGAACCTCTCCACTTTTCACATTCTCTTCTTAGTGTTCATCACAAGTAATTACAAAACACTCTCTGTTTCAGTTTCGGTCACCTTTCGCTATTACATTCTACATCATTTCACCTCCTATGTTTTTAAAGTAGCATAATTATCAAATGAAACATTGGTCTATgtataagtttcaaaaaaaaaacattggtcTATCTATAcccttcaaaatttaataaacaatttatataaatatatgtctccaaaaaatattattaatctttttacTAAATAGTTTCTACCCCCTAAAATTTCAGGGACGTTTTATTTGCTGTAAATATGTTTCTCggtaattataattaatatttcgtCGTTGgtcagtaatttaatttataaatgtttttggttTGTGTTCTGAATAACGCAGGTGGTGTTGCTGTTTCCACCACTGAATTCACTTTGCAGAACAATTGCCCTTACACCGTCTGGCCCGGAACTCTCACAGGGAACGGCGGAAACATCCTCGGCGACGGCGGATATCAGCTGAATCCAGGCGCTTCCGTACAGCTCAGAGCTCCTCCAGGATGGACAGGCCGCTTCTGGGCTCGTACCGGCTGCAACTTCGACTCCTCCGGCAACGGTAACTGCGTCACAGGAGATTGCGGCGGCGTTCTAAAATGTGCCGGCGCCGGCGGGGTTCCCCCAGTCACACTCGCCGAATTCACCGTAGGTGAAAAGGATTACTACGACGTGAGCCTCGTCGACGGCTACAACGTCAAGATGGGGATAAAACCGCAAGGAGGGTTCGGAGACTGCGATTACGCAGGCTGCGTTTCCGACCTCAACATGGTTTGCCCTAACGAGCTTCGTGTCATGGGTCCGCAGAACAACGTGGCGGCGTGCAAGAGCGCATGCGCGGCGTTTAACAAGGAGGAGTACTGCTGCACCGGTGCTCACTCCACGCCGCAAACTTGTTCTCCCACGACTTACTCGATGACGTTCAAGAAAGCTTGCCCTGACGCTTATAGCTATGCTTATGATGATGAAACTAGTACGTTCACTTGTGCCGGAGCTAACTACTTGATCACTTTCTGCGCCACCGGTTCTTAATATATGGAGCTTCGGTTTAGGTTCGGGTCGAGTTTATCTCCTTTAATCATGTTTGTTTTGGTTGCTTGCTATGTACGGAAGATGAATATCTTCTTCCACTTCTATGGTTTTACTTGTGTATTCAGTTGTTGCACTCAGCTGATTTGCATTATGGcctacaaataaaataatgatcATGATTTCTGGagacaaatatttttatgttatatttcaTATACCGGCATTGTTAGAAGATCATGCATTTGTACGAgaaattttaagatttatattcAGATAATGTTTAGTAGGAGTGTGTAGTTTGTCATTCTATATACCAACATCTATTAGAAGATTATGCATTCTCATTCTATATACCAACATCTATTAGAAGATTATGTCTCCCCTGCTCAAAAGGGCCACCAAATGGCATTTTTATTAACTGTTTGTTTTCATTCTCTTTCGTGCCTAAATCCAATTGTGTATTCTGACtatatttcaaattaataaaattctaaCTGTTTGTCGTTAGAagtatttaaaagaaaatctaaATTGTTTGATGTTTGTATTATGTAATGAATGATAACCGTGTCAACTATCATGTTTTCTCATGAGATGCATTCAGCAAGTTCAAGGAAACTCATCGTCACGGCAAGTTTTAAGTAAGGCAACTAATCTTTCCTTCCACAAAAAGTTCCAAATTTCTCTATGTCTTTATGTCTATTTAGCCAGTCTTCTCCCTTGATGgagtcccccccccccccccatgaATTATGGGTCTTTGCTGGAGAAGAAGTCTTTCACCATAATTGGTGGTATTAATGAATCCGCCGACCAATAAAGACCTGCAATACTTTCTCTCATTcgtcaaattgttttttttttcgtataGACTTATGTGACATATGGTGAGTTACCAAGTTTAGATTTGTCAttctcaaattttctttttttctaaacaaataCATACGAATTGAAGTAAATCCGAGAGCCTCccattttcaaattatttatttcgAACCAAATACACACAGTaatccttgttttcaaacaagtTGAAGTAAGCTGAGAAGCTCTAGCTACTCGAAAGGTCCAGattaatatatacttttatttcACACATCCATATAATCCGATCAGAAAGCATGGCAAATCTCTCCAGTT
This Brassica napus cultivar Da-Ae chromosome C6, Da-Ae, whole genome shotgun sequence DNA region includes the following protein-coding sequences:
- the LOC106406764 gene encoding pathogenesis-related protein 5 gives rise to the protein MENLSTFHILFLVFITSGVAVSTTEFTLQNNCPYTVWPGTLTGNGGNILGDGGYQLNPGASVQLRAPPGWTGRFWARTGCNFDSSGNGNCVTGDCGGVLKCAGAGGVPPVTLAEFTVGEKDYYDVSLVDGYNVKMGIKPQGGFGDCDYAGCVSDLNMVCPNELRVMGPQNNVAACKSACAAFNKEEYCCTGAHSTPQTCSPTTYSMTFKKACPDAYSYAYDDETSTFTCAGANYLITFCATGS